TCATCGTCGACGGCGCGCGGGTCACCCGCCCGTCGAAGAAGGTGGCCGTCGGCGAGCAAGACCACATCGAGTTCGACGAAAACAGTCCGCTCGCGGACGAACTGCACCCCGAGCGGGCAGAGGGACAGGAGTAACCATGTCAGCAAACGATTCCGACAAGTGGGGAATCGCCCACGTGTTCGCGTCGTTCAACAACACGCTCATCACAATTACCGACCAGACCGGCGCCGAGACGATCGCCAAATCCTCTGGCGGCACCGTGGTGAAGCAGAACCGCGACGAAGCCTCGCCGTACGCCGCGATGCAGATGGCCGAGGTCGTCGCGGAGGAAGCACAGGCGAAGGGGATCGAGGGCGTTCACGTACGCGTTCGCGGCCCGGGCGGAAACGGCAACAAGTCGCCGGGCCCCGGCGCGCAGGCGACGATCCGTGCGCTGGCGCGTGCCGGCCTCGAGATCGGCCGGATCGAGGACGTGACGCCGATCCCCCACGACGGAACGAAGGCTCCGAAGAACATGGGCGTATGAGCGAAGAGTTCGACGTCGAGTTCATCGAGCGCGACGACCGGAGTGCCCGGTTTCTCGTCCGGGGGGCCTCCCCGGCGTTCGCAAACGGGCTTCGCCGCGCGATGATCGCAGATGTCCCGACGTTCTCCATCGACACGGTGCGGTTCGTGGAGAACTCCTCGGTGATGTTCGACGAGATGATCGGCCTTCGGCTGGGGCTGGTTCCGCTGACGACCCCGCTCGACGAGTTCGAGGTCGGCGACGAAGTCACCCTGGCGCTCGACGTCGAGGGGCCGGCGACGGCCTACTCCGGCGATCTGGTCTCCTCCGAGCCGATGGTCGAACCCGCCGACGAGAACGTGCCGATTATCGAACTCAAGGAGGGACACCGTCTCGAACTGGAAGCGGACGCGGTGCTCGACACCGGCAAGGAACATTCGAAACACCAGGGTGGTGTTTCCGTCGGTTATCGTCACCTCCAGCGCGTGGAGGTCGTCGGCGACGTCGGAGAGTTCCACGATGACGAGCCGCAGATCCTCCGGGGCGTCATCGAGACCCCCGACGGGGAACTGGTTCTCACCGACGAGTTCGATCACGATCTCACGAACCGGTACCCCGGAAAGGAGCTCGAAGTGACCGACGTTTCGGGCGCGTTCGTCTTCCACGTGGAGACGGACGGCTCGTTCACCGTCGAAGAACTGGTCCGCCGTGCGGCCACCACGATCGGCGACCGCGCGGACGAACTACGCGAGAAAGTCGCAGTATAATCCGAGTATGTGCCCGACCACCGACGATCCGGCGTTCGCCCGAAGCC
The Halalkaliarchaeum desulfuricum DNA segment above includes these coding regions:
- a CDS encoding DNA-directed RNA polymerase subunit D, translating into MSEEFDVEFIERDDRSARFLVRGASPAFANGLRRAMIADVPTFSIDTVRFVENSSVMFDEMIGLRLGLVPLTTPLDEFEVGDEVTLALDVEGPATAYSGDLVSSEPMVEPADENVPIIELKEGHRLELEADAVLDTGKEHSKHQGGVSVGYRHLQRVEVVGDVGEFHDDEPQILRGVIETPDGELVLTDEFDHDLTNRYPGKELEVTDVSGAFVFHVETDGSFTVEELVRRAATTIGDRADELREKVAV
- a CDS encoding 30S ribosomal protein S11 — its product is MSANDSDKWGIAHVFASFNNTLITITDQTGAETIAKSSGGTVVKQNRDEASPYAAMQMAEVVAEEAQAKGIEGVHVRVRGPGGNGNKSPGPGAQATIRALARAGLEIGRIEDVTPIPHDGTKAPKNMGV